A single genomic interval of Lewinellaceae bacterium harbors:
- a CDS encoding pyridoxal phosphate-dependent aminotransferase has product MPSISKRGENVPMSPFRKLIPFADKAKEAGKHVYHLNIGQPDIETPAYALQQVRATNMKVLEYSPATGLASYRKKLTQYYRKFDIEISADEIIVTTGASEAIQFAFLACLDHQDEVIVPEPFYANYNGFAQIADVRIRPITCHIENGFTLPDTAAFERMVTTDTKGIFITNPNNPTGCFYSKESMESLAELCRKYSLFLFVDEVYREFCYDGNEFFSALNLEGAEEHVIVLDSISKRYSACGARVGSLVTRNKAVLEAVTRYAKLRLSPPGLGQILAEATLEMEGAYIDEVKAEYAHRRDVVYERLRQMKGVVSYHPGGAFYCFAKFPIDSAERFCRWMLEDFDLDGATVMLSPGEGFYATPGLGVDEVRIAYVLNTDSLHAAMDCLEAGLQAYPGRLEDVERASVKVGAR; this is encoded by the coding sequence ATGCCTTCGATTTCCAAGCGGGGAGAAAATGTGCCCATGTCGCCATTCCGAAAACTCATTCCTTTCGCCGACAAAGCAAAAGAAGCGGGGAAGCACGTGTACCATCTGAATATCGGCCAGCCGGATATTGAAACGCCGGCCTATGCTCTGCAGCAAGTGCGCGCCACCAATATGAAGGTGCTGGAATACAGCCCTGCCACCGGCCTGGCGTCTTACCGGAAGAAACTGACGCAATATTACCGCAAGTTTGACATCGAGATCAGCGCCGATGAGATCATCGTGACCACCGGCGCTTCCGAAGCCATCCAATTTGCCTTCCTGGCCTGCCTCGACCATCAGGACGAGGTGATCGTGCCGGAGCCTTTTTACGCCAATTACAACGGTTTTGCCCAGATCGCCGATGTGCGCATCCGGCCCATTACCTGCCACATAGAAAATGGGTTCACCCTGCCGGATACCGCTGCCTTCGAGCGGATGGTTACTACCGACACCAAGGGTATTTTCATTACCAACCCCAATAACCCAACGGGTTGTTTTTACTCAAAAGAATCCATGGAAAGCCTGGCGGAATTGTGCCGCAAATACAGCCTTTTTCTTTTTGTCGACGAGGTCTACCGCGAATTCTGCTACGACGGCAACGAGTTCTTTTCCGCCCTGAATTTGGAAGGCGCCGAAGAGCACGTCATTGTGCTCGACTCCATCTCCAAGCGCTACAGCGCCTGTGGCGCCCGGGTAGGGTCGCTCGTCACCCGCAATAAGGCAGTGCTGGAGGCGGTTACCCGTTACGCCAAGCTGCGGCTCAGCCCTCCCGGCCTGGGCCAGATACTGGCCGAAGCCACCCTGGAGATGGAAGGGGCCTATATCGATGAGGTGAAGGCCGAATATGCCCACCGCCGCGATGTAGTCTATGAGCGGCTTCGCCAGATGAAAGGAGTTGTGAGTTACCACCCGGGCGGCGCCTTTTACTGCTTTGCCAAATTTCCGATCGACAGCGCGGAGCGCTTCTGCCGCTGGATGCTGGAAGATTTCGACCTGGACGGGGCTACGGTAATGCTGTCGCCCGGAGAGGGCTTCTACGCTACCCCTGGCCTGGGAGTCGACGAGGTTCGGATCGCCTATGTGCTCAATACGGATTCCCTCCATGCCGCGATGGACTGCCTGGAAGCGGGCCTGCAGGCCTACCCGGGGCGCCTGGAGGATGTAGAACGTGCTTCGGTAAAAGTGGGCGCCCGGTAG
- a CDS encoding insulinase family protein: MRTILSCFSLLLPFFLFAQTAGQPLPIDPGVRVGMLPNGMRYYIQYNQKPEKRAELRLAVHAGSLQEDENQLGLAHFVEHMAFNGTEHFEKNELINYLEKTGTRFGADLNAYTSFEETVYLLQARTDSLHLLEKGLLIMEDWAAGLSFEPGEIDKERGVVVSEWRTRLSPDQRLQKKYFPILYQGSRYARRMPIGEPEMIENADYHTIQSFYEDWYRPELMAFVAVGDFDVEWMEKEIIRRFSTLSNPEPARPREEYPVPGHAETLFAIATDKEAAFTRVQVINKHEEAPVETVEGFRRELAHSLYNKMLNARMVEVQMQPNPPFTFAYSGYGSDVGNLGAYTQYAFVREGGAIEGISAVLRETRRAALHGFTETELERHKADLLQSVENDFNERDKTQSASLASRYVYHYLDQNPIPGPEQRLELYRELLPTITLEDINPLPRQWLTDSNRVVVITGPENEAVPLPSETEMLALLEHFDTLQLEPYVDEVNDAPLVSAPLSPQPIKSREQLDSLGITVLELSNRVKAYLKPTDFQNDEILMTAFSPGGHSVYDETTYYSAANAATIVDQSGIGDFSMPELQKKLAGIQANAGPYINELYEGVSGNSNIEGLETMLQMVYLYFTAPRRDSAVFSSYISRQESIFENMMANPYYYFADVKNQVKYQGHPRRQITDLASLQKIKLDEVQRTYRDRFANAGDFTFVFVGNFEPAALEPLLATYLGNLPSTGRQESWKDVGANLAEGYIDTTIVRGEAPKALVEMNYHGPFEYEGLQRYHFYSLLSALRIRLREAMREDKGGVYGVSVNGIALPFPEPRYRITLSFNSEPGRTQELIATAKEVIATLQTEGIDDETLQKVKETQRQGRIKGLKENGFWLGQISTRLKYGIGLEGIRMERYEPYVEGLSAEDIQNAAQRYLQEDDFIQVVLMPEEGRE, translated from the coding sequence ATGAGAACTATCCTGAGCTGCTTCAGCTTGCTCCTTCCCTTCTTCCTCTTTGCCCAAACTGCCGGCCAACCCCTTCCCATCGACCCTGGCGTCCGGGTAGGCATGCTGCCCAACGGGATGCGCTATTACATCCAATACAACCAGAAGCCCGAGAAGCGAGCCGAGTTGCGCCTGGCCGTCCACGCCGGCTCCCTGCAGGAAGACGAAAACCAACTGGGGCTGGCGCACTTCGTCGAACACATGGCGTTCAACGGGACGGAGCACTTCGAGAAAAACGAACTGATCAACTACCTGGAAAAAACAGGCACCCGCTTCGGCGCCGACCTCAATGCCTACACCAGCTTCGAAGAGACCGTCTACCTGCTACAGGCACGCACCGACAGCCTGCACCTGCTGGAGAAAGGCCTGCTCATCATGGAAGACTGGGCGGCGGGGCTCAGCTTCGAGCCCGGAGAGATCGACAAGGAGCGGGGGGTGGTCGTCTCCGAATGGCGCACCCGCCTCAGCCCCGACCAGCGCCTGCAAAAGAAGTATTTCCCAATACTCTATCAGGGCTCCCGCTACGCCCGGCGAATGCCCATCGGCGAGCCGGAGATGATCGAAAACGCCGATTACCATACCATCCAAAGCTTTTACGAAGACTGGTACCGCCCGGAACTCATGGCCTTCGTCGCCGTTGGCGATTTTGATGTGGAATGGATGGAAAAGGAAATCATCCGGCGGTTTTCTACACTGTCAAACCCGGAACCCGCCCGCCCCCGGGAGGAATACCCGGTCCCCGGCCATGCCGAAACGCTTTTTGCAATCGCCACCGACAAGGAAGCCGCTTTTACCCGAGTGCAGGTCATCAACAAGCACGAGGAAGCGCCCGTTGAAACCGTTGAAGGCTTTCGCCGTGAACTGGCTCATAGCTTGTACAACAAAATGCTCAACGCCCGGATGGTGGAAGTGCAAATGCAGCCCAACCCGCCCTTTACCTTTGCCTATTCGGGCTATGGGAGCGATGTCGGAAACCTGGGCGCCTACACCCAGTATGCCTTTGTGCGGGAGGGAGGCGCCATAGAAGGCATCAGCGCCGTGCTCCGGGAAACCCGCCGGGCTGCGCTGCACGGCTTTACCGAAACGGAGCTGGAACGCCACAAAGCCGACCTGCTGCAAAGCGTGGAAAACGACTTCAATGAACGGGATAAAACGCAATCGGCCAGCCTCGCCAGCCGCTATGTTTACCACTATCTCGACCAGAACCCGATACCCGGCCCGGAACAGCGGCTGGAACTCTACCGGGAACTGCTGCCTACTATCACCCTGGAAGACATCAATCCCCTGCCCCGCCAATGGCTCACCGACAGCAACCGGGTAGTGGTCATCACCGGGCCGGAAAACGAAGCAGTTCCCCTGCCTTCGGAAACAGAGATGCTGGCCCTGCTGGAACACTTCGACACCCTCCAGCTGGAACCTTACGTGGATGAAGTGAACGATGCCCCGCTGGTCAGCGCCCCCCTTTCTCCCCAGCCGATCAAAAGCCGGGAACAACTGGACAGCCTGGGCATCACCGTGCTCGAACTGTCCAATCGCGTGAAAGCCTACCTCAAGCCCACCGATTTCCAAAACGACGAAATCCTGATGACGGCCTTCAGCCCGGGCGGGCATTCGGTTTATGACGAAACAACCTACTACAGCGCCGCCAATGCCGCCACCATCGTCGACCAAAGCGGGATCGGCGATTTTTCCATGCCGGAGTTGCAGAAAAAACTGGCGGGCATACAGGCCAACGCCGGCCCCTACATCAACGAATTGTACGAAGGCGTAAGCGGAAACAGCAACATCGAAGGGCTGGAAACCATGCTGCAGATGGTATACCTCTATTTCACCGCGCCGCGCCGCGATAGCGCCGTCTTCTCTTCCTATATTTCCCGCCAGGAGTCCATCTTTGAGAATATGATGGCAAACCCTTACTATTATTTTGCCGACGTCAAGAACCAGGTCAAATACCAGGGCCATCCCCGCCGGCAGATCACGGACCTGGCCAGCCTGCAAAAGATAAAACTGGACGAGGTGCAACGCACCTACCGCGACCGCTTCGCCAACGCAGGCGACTTCACCTTCGTCTTCGTCGGCAACTTCGAGCCGGCAGCCCTCGAACCCCTCCTGGCCACCTACCTGGGCAACCTGCCCTCCACCGGCCGGCAGGAATCCTGGAAGGACGTCGGCGCCAACCTGGCCGAAGGCTACATCGACACCACCATCGTCCGGGGAGAAGCGCCCAAGGCCCTGGTGGAGATGAACTACCACGGCCCCTTTGAGTACGAAGGCCTTCAGCGGTACCATTTCTACTCCCTGCTTTCCGCCCTGCGCATCCGCCTGCGCGAAGCCATGCGGGAGGATAAGGGGGGCGTATATGGCGTCAGCGTCAATGGCATCGCCCTGCCTTTCCCGGAGCCCCGATACCGCATCACCCTTTCTTTCAACAGCGAACCGGGGCGCACTCAGGAACTTATCGCCACCGCAAAGGAGGTGATAGCCACTTTGCAAACCGAGGGCATTGATGATGAAACCCTGCAAAAGGTCAAGGAAACCCAGCGCCAGGGCCGCATCAAAGGCCTGAAAGAGAACGGCTTCTGGCTGGGCCAGATCAGCACCCGCCTGAAGTACGGCATCGGGCTGGAAGGGATCCGGATGGAGCGGTATGAGCCTTATGTGGAAGGGCTTTCGGCGGAGGATATTCAGAACGCGGCGCAGCGGTATCTGCAGGAGGATGATTTTATCCAGGTGGTGTTGATGCCGGAGGAAGGGCGGGAGTGA
- a CDS encoding PorP/SprF family type IX secretion system membrane protein, producing MRVKNILFLLCFCRLTLPAQDVHFSQFHHAPLSLNPALAGAFDEDQRFAATYRNQWGSVPVPYETIFGAYDQKVFQPWLGDNWLGLGGTFAYDQAGDASLNWLQLALHGAFNWRAADEHVLSAGLQLRFGQRALEPGQFNFADQFTDSFFDPGAPTAESFASTSSGYFSLGAGLNWFYQPEGTRTRAWLGLGAAHLNQPSISFMNDGKTELPVLFTLNALGLMELTERWDLAVNLLGQRQGTYQEIIGMAGGRYHLSREKGKALALQLGAGCRLSDAVVGYLDVYYKNWRFGLSYDVNTSPFTAATNRNGGPEFSIQYVISRVKPPKEFKACPIF from the coding sequence TTGAGGGTTAAGAACATCCTTTTTCTCCTCTGTTTTTGCCGGCTAACCCTGCCGGCACAGGATGTTCATTTCTCTCAGTTTCACCACGCTCCTCTGTCGCTCAACCCCGCCCTTGCCGGCGCTTTTGACGAAGACCAGCGGTTTGCGGCCACTTACCGCAACCAATGGGGCAGCGTGCCGGTTCCCTACGAAACCATTTTCGGGGCTTACGATCAAAAGGTCTTCCAGCCCTGGCTGGGCGACAACTGGCTGGGCCTGGGCGGCACGTTTGCTTACGACCAGGCGGGCGATGCTTCTCTGAACTGGCTCCAACTCGCCCTCCATGGCGCTTTCAACTGGCGGGCGGCGGACGAACACGTACTTTCCGCCGGCTTGCAATTGCGCTTCGGCCAACGCGCCCTGGAACCCGGGCAGTTCAACTTCGCCGACCAATTCACCGATAGTTTTTTCGACCCGGGAGCGCCTACGGCAGAGTCCTTCGCTTCTACTTCTTCCGGTTACTTCAGCCTGGGCGCCGGCCTCAACTGGTTTTACCAGCCCGAAGGTACGCGCACCCGCGCCTGGTTGGGCCTGGGGGCTGCCCACCTGAACCAACCGTCGATTTCCTTCATGAATGACGGGAAAACAGAACTGCCCGTGTTGTTCACTTTAAACGCATTGGGTTTGATGGAGCTGACAGAACGCTGGGACCTGGCCGTCAACCTGCTGGGCCAGCGGCAGGGCACGTACCAGGAAATCATCGGCATGGCCGGCGGGCGGTATCACCTCAGCCGGGAAAAGGGCAAAGCGCTGGCCCTGCAACTGGGCGCCGGCTGCCGCCTGAGCGATGCGGTAGTGGGCTATCTGGATGTGTACTATAAGAACTGGCGCTTCGGGCTGAGCTACGACGTCAACACCTCGCCCTTCACCGCCGCCACCAACCGCAACGGCGGGCCGGAGTTCTCCATACAATACGTGATCAGCCGGGTCAAACCGCCTAAGGAGTTTAAGGCATGCCCCATTTTTTAA
- the ffh gene encoding signal recognition particle protein has product MFDSLSERLEGAFKTLKGESKLTDINIAQSVKEIRRALVAADVNYKIAKEFTDNVKDKALGQENVLKSVKPGQLMIKIVNDELVELMGGTATDINLKGKPAVILIAGLQGSGKTTFSGKLAYHLKNERKKSPLLVACDVYRPAAINQLSVIGEQVKVPVYKETENKNPVEIALKGIAHAQAHNHDVVIVDTAGRLSIDEEMMTEIANIKEAIQPNETLFVVDSMTGQDAVNTAEAFNERINYDGVVLTKLDGDTRGGAALSIKYQVGKPIKFVSMGEKMNTLDVFHPDRMASRILGMGDIISFVEMAERQFDEESAKKLEKKIKKNKFDFNDFLEQIGQIRKMGDIKSLMNMIPGMSKMTKNLDIDNSAFNKVEAIIFSMTPQERENPEVMNMSRKQRIAGGCGHSIHEINAFLKQFDQMRKMMHKMSKMPGMGMGGNTGGTAAARRKSRRRR; this is encoded by the coding sequence ATGTTCGATAGCTTAAGCGAAAGGCTTGAAGGCGCCTTCAAGACTCTGAAAGGAGAGAGCAAACTCACAGATATAAACATCGCCCAGTCGGTCAAAGAGATTCGCCGGGCCCTGGTGGCGGCGGATGTCAACTACAAGATCGCCAAGGAATTTACGGATAATGTCAAGGACAAAGCCCTGGGCCAGGAAAATGTGCTCAAGTCGGTCAAGCCCGGCCAACTGATGATCAAGATCGTCAACGACGAACTGGTGGAACTGATGGGGGGCACGGCCACGGATATCAACCTCAAAGGCAAGCCGGCCGTGATCCTGATCGCCGGCCTGCAGGGGTCCGGCAAGACGACCTTCTCGGGCAAGCTGGCCTACCACCTCAAAAACGAACGGAAAAAGAGCCCTCTGCTGGTGGCCTGCGATGTATACCGCCCCGCCGCCATCAACCAGTTGTCCGTCATCGGCGAACAGGTCAAAGTGCCGGTCTACAAAGAAACCGAGAACAAAAACCCGGTGGAGATCGCCCTGAAGGGCATCGCCCACGCCCAGGCCCACAACCACGACGTGGTGATCGTAGACACCGCCGGGCGCCTGTCCATCGACGAAGAGATGATGACGGAGATCGCCAACATCAAGGAAGCGATACAGCCCAACGAGACGCTCTTTGTCGTGGACTCCATGACCGGGCAGGATGCGGTCAACACGGCGGAGGCTTTCAACGAACGCATCAACTACGACGGCGTGGTGCTGACCAAACTGGACGGGGACACCCGAGGCGGCGCCGCCCTCTCCATCAAATACCAGGTCGGCAAACCCATCAAGTTTGTCAGCATGGGGGAAAAGATGAACACCCTGGACGTGTTCCACCCCGACCGCATGGCCAGCCGCATCCTCGGCATGGGCGACATAATCTCCTTCGTGGAGATGGCCGAGCGGCAATTCGACGAAGAGAGCGCCAAAAAGCTGGAGAAGAAGATCAAGAAAAACAAGTTCGACTTCAACGACTTCCTCGAACAGATCGGCCAAATCCGAAAAATGGGCGACATCAAGAGCCTCATGAATATGATCCCGGGGATGAGCAAGATGACGAAAAACCTGGATATCGACAACAGCGCCTTCAATAAGGTAGAAGCGATCATCTTTTCCATGACCCCCCAAGAGCGGGAAAACCCGGAGGTCATGAACATGAGCCGCAAGCAACGCATCGCCGGCGGCTGCGGCCACAGCATCCACGAGATCAACGCCTTCCTCAAGCAGTTTGACCAGATGCGCAAAATGATGCACAAGATGAGCAAGATGCCGGGTATGGGCATGGGGGGGAATACGGGTGGCACGGCGGCGGCACGGCGGAAAAGCCGGCGGAGGAGGTAG
- a CDS encoding 50S ribosomal protein L27, producing MNTDNTLLLAALEPCWLWWLLLSLLAFLLGFILGALLFSNRKRLRELEEENARLKANLTTMEKDFMSLKYQHEETLKEMEELKRKLRICEADKSVIQGKYDRLKAEMEDTDAKDKSKGLGLTPEEQKPESKSKGATGMVFATPMGKVKQDDLKIVEGIGPKIEGLLNAAGITTWAELAAAPVERLQEILVEAGERYRLAVPDTWPRQAQLAQEGKWDELKKWQDELDGGRA from the coding sequence ATGAATACAGATAACACCTTATTACTGGCTGCCCTGGAACCCTGTTGGCTGTGGTGGCTCCTGCTTTCCCTCCTGGCTTTCCTGCTCGGTTTTATCCTGGGCGCTCTGCTGTTCAGCAACCGCAAGCGCCTCCGGGAACTGGAGGAGGAAAATGCCCGCCTGAAAGCCAACCTGACTACCATGGAAAAGGACTTCATGAGCCTCAAATACCAGCATGAAGAAACCTTGAAGGAGATGGAAGAACTGAAGCGGAAACTCAGGATTTGCGAAGCGGACAAGTCCGTGATCCAGGGCAAGTACGACCGCCTGAAAGCAGAAATGGAGGATACCGATGCCAAGGATAAATCCAAAGGGCTGGGATTGACGCCGGAAGAGCAAAAGCCCGAAAGCAAATCCAAAGGCGCAACCGGCATGGTGTTCGCCACCCCGATGGGCAAGGTCAAACAGGATGACCTCAAAATCGTTGAAGGCATCGGCCCGAAGATCGAAGGCCTGCTGAACGCCGCCGGCATCACTACCTGGGCGGAACTCGCCGCTGCTCCGGTGGAGCGGCTCCAGGAAATCCTGGTGGAGGCCGGAGAACGCTATCGCCTCGCCGTTCCGGATACCTGGCCCCGGCAAGCCCAACTGGCCCAGGAGGGCAAATGGGACGAGCTGAAGAAATGGCAGGACGAGCTCGACGGTGGCCGGGCATAA
- a CDS encoding PD40 domain-containing protein — protein MKPFLQLSFLISLVFALVPAFVSGQSFKAYVQAAEDALEQKDYNAALQHYAAALEFQPGNTAIQFQYAGIARRFYAFELAEQYYGKVVESKEGNRFPLANYHLAEVKKSLGRYDEAKAYFQAYLAGPEVTEPYSSQAKAEIKTCDWARELAAEPERISIENLGRKVNTDYSEFAPYRAGDTLLYSSFRYDKEQDDYRPERKITKVLYQRGGSRGRPLSRGFNDDNLHTAHTAFSLDGSRFYFTRCDYVNATEIRCAIYYRNKDKRGRWSSRAVKLPEEINQPNHTATQPAIGYDSILQAEVLFFASDQPGGPGGLNLWWAKVEEGDNAFGRPSPMNELNTDFDDITPFFHTPTQTLYFSSNGHPALGGFDVFQSKRGQGWASPQNLGAPVNSSYNDIYYFLDEDGVSGYLSSNRPGSFYLDDSNKACCNDLYYFEPIPEAPPATDTIPIASLSPVEPELPAIEPDIPTRLEDFLPLALYFDNDEPDRRTRRTATKKTYGETYETYYARRPDYLKAFAEPLEGERKEEAAYAVDEFFEEEAKKGYDFLQRFSEILLQRLQSGDEVEIFLKGYTSPRAKSDYNLALSKRRISSVRNHFQTYKDGVFQPYLESGQLKVSERPFGEAEASSAVSDALDDLRNSIYHPDAARERRVEIVEIKRQ, from the coding sequence ATGAAACCATTCCTACAGCTTTCCTTTCTGATCAGCCTTGTATTTGCCTTAGTTCCTGCTTTTGTTTCCGGCCAGTCTTTCAAGGCCTACGTCCAAGCCGCCGAAGATGCCCTGGAGCAGAAAGACTACAACGCCGCCCTGCAACACTACGCCGCCGCTCTCGAATTCCAACCCGGCAACACCGCCATCCAGTTTCAATACGCCGGGATCGCCCGCCGATTTTACGCCTTCGAGTTGGCGGAACAATACTACGGCAAGGTGGTGGAAAGCAAGGAAGGCAACCGCTTTCCCCTGGCGAATTACCACCTGGCGGAGGTAAAAAAAAGCCTGGGGCGCTATGATGAAGCCAAAGCCTACTTTCAGGCTTACCTGGCGGGGCCGGAAGTAACGGAACCCTATTCCTCGCAGGCAAAAGCCGAGATCAAAACCTGCGATTGGGCCAGGGAGCTGGCGGCGGAGCCGGAGCGCATCAGCATAGAGAACCTGGGCAGGAAGGTCAATACCGATTATTCAGAATTCGCGCCTTACCGGGCGGGCGATACGCTGCTGTATTCCTCTTTCCGGTACGACAAGGAGCAAGACGACTACCGCCCGGAACGCAAGATCACTAAAGTGCTCTACCAACGAGGCGGCAGCCGCGGGCGCCCCCTGAGCCGGGGCTTCAATGACGACAACCTGCACACCGCCCACACCGCCTTCAGCCTGGATGGCAGCCGTTTTTATTTTACCCGCTGCGATTACGTCAACGCCACCGAGATTCGCTGCGCCATCTACTACCGCAACAAAGACAAACGGGGGCGTTGGAGCTCCCGTGCCGTAAAATTGCCGGAGGAGATCAACCAGCCGAACCATACCGCCACCCAGCCCGCGATCGGCTACGATTCCATCTTGCAGGCGGAAGTGCTTTTCTTCGCTTCCGACCAGCCCGGCGGCCCCGGCGGGCTAAACCTCTGGTGGGCAAAGGTGGAGGAAGGGGACAATGCCTTCGGCCGCCCCAGCCCTATGAATGAGCTGAATACCGATTTCGACGACATCACGCCTTTTTTCCATACCCCCACTCAAACCCTTTACTTCAGCTCCAACGGCCATCCGGCCCTGGGCGGGTTCGATGTGTTCCAATCCAAACGCGGGCAGGGATGGGCGTCGCCCCAAAACCTGGGAGCGCCCGTCAATTCCAGCTATAACGACATCTACTACTTCCTGGATGAAGACGGCGTTTCGGGTTACTTGTCCTCCAACCGCCCCGGTTCTTTCTACCTGGACGACAGCAACAAGGCCTGCTGCAATGACCTCTACTACTTCGAGCCCATACCGGAAGCGCCCCCGGCAACCGACACCATCCCGATCGCAAGCCTCTCCCCGGTTGAACCGGAACTGCCAGCCATAGAACCCGACATCCCCACCCGCCTGGAAGATTTCCTCCCCCTGGCCCTCTATTTCGACAACGACGAGCCGGACCGCCGCACTCGCCGCACCGCAACCAAAAAAACGTACGGCGAAACCTACGAAACCTACTACGCCCGCCGCCCGGATTACCTGAAGGCTTTCGCCGAGCCGCTGGAGGGAGAGCGGAAAGAAGAGGCCGCCTACGCGGTCGATGAGTTCTTCGAAGAGGAGGCTAAAAAAGGGTATGATTTTTTGCAGCGTTTCTCGGAGATCCTCCTGCAACGCCTCCAATCCGGCGACGAAGTGGAGATTTTCCTCAAGGGCTATACCAGCCCCCGCGCCAAAAGCGACTACAACCTGGCCCTCAGCAAGCGCCGCATCAGCAGCGTGCGCAACCACTTCCAAACGTACAAAGATGGCGTCTTCCAACCCTACCTGGAAAGCGGACAGTTGAAGGTCTCCGAACGCCCCTTCGGAGAAGCCGAAGCCTCCAGCGCCGTCAGCGACGCCCTGGACGACCTGCGCAATTCCATCTACCACCCGGATGCGGCGAGGGAGCGGCGGGTGGAGATTGTGGAGATTAAGCGGCAGTGA
- a CDS encoding dephospho-CoA kinase — protein sequence MLKVGITGGIGSGKTTVCKVFETLGIPVYYADWHARQLMVSAPRLVAGVKALFGPDAYLEDGALNRPFIAKQVFNNDKKLQQLNHLVHPAVAEDADRWHHAQENVPYTLKEAALLFESGNNKQLDKVITIFAPEELRIQRVMARDQVAAEDVRARMDKQMPEEEKVKLADYVIHNDGNHSLVRQVWDIHRELIEK from the coding sequence ATTCTGAAAGTGGGGATAACGGGAGGCATCGGTAGCGGCAAAACCACTGTTTGCAAAGTTTTCGAAACCCTGGGCATTCCAGTGTATTACGCCGATTGGCACGCCCGCCAGCTGATGGTCAGCGCCCCCCGGCTGGTGGCGGGAGTGAAAGCGCTGTTCGGCCCGGATGCCTACCTGGAAGATGGCGCGCTCAACCGGCCTTTTATCGCCAAACAAGTATTCAACAACGACAAAAAGCTGCAACAACTCAACCACCTGGTGCATCCCGCCGTTGCCGAGGATGCCGACCGCTGGCACCACGCCCAGGAAAATGTGCCCTATACGCTGAAGGAGGCGGCCCTGCTATTCGAAAGCGGCAACAATAAACAACTGGATAAGGTCATTACCATTTTTGCTCCCGAGGAGTTGCGCATTCAACGCGTCATGGCCCGCGACCAGGTAGCTGCCGAGGACGTGCGGGCGCGAATGGACAAACAAATGCCCGAGGAGGAAAAGGTAAAGCTCGCCGATTACGTCATCCACAACGACGGCAACCACTCTCTGGTCCGGCAGGTATGGGATATTCACCGGGAACTCATTGAGAAGTAG
- a CDS encoding OmpA family protein → MSLPLRLLIAFVVWLLYFLLTYNGCRDELCYACGDKGEATTEAVQPSPDSAMAAIPKYPIYFKWADTKAYTNENFDSLRQVVLAGMKDKNILEITGMYFEGEPKPDGFDNQGFARAEQIRALFGNAIPDDRVRIRARTMDEEAGVRENPFSASGFDWIVPEEKVAETVEELDDRIIIRFPFGSTEKEYDPKVDEYLKKLAERMKQTGEKVTLAGHTDNVGEEETNQRLGMQRARAIKGILVGFGAGADQVEASSKGESQPVASNDTEEGRHENRRVEVRLIKKQ, encoded by the coding sequence ATGTCCTTACCCTTAAGACTATTGATCGCTTTTGTGGTGTGGTTGCTGTATTTCCTGCTGACCTACAACGGTTGCAGGGATGAGCTTTGTTACGCCTGCGGAGACAAGGGCGAAGCCACTACTGAAGCGGTACAGCCATCGCCGGATTCGGCCATGGCCGCCATTCCAAAGTATCCGATATACTTTAAGTGGGCGGATACGAAAGCCTACACCAACGAGAATTTCGACAGCCTTCGCCAGGTTGTCCTCGCCGGGATGAAAGACAAGAATATCCTGGAGATCACCGGCATGTATTTCGAAGGAGAACCCAAACCGGACGGCTTCGACAACCAGGGATTTGCCCGGGCCGAACAGATTCGAGCCTTGTTTGGGAATGCCATACCGGACGACAGGGTGCGGATTCGGGCCCGCACCATGGACGAAGAGGCGGGGGTTCGCGAAAACCCATTCTCCGCATCGGGCTTCGACTGGATCGTGCCGGAAGAAAAAGTGGCCGAGACCGTCGAGGAGCTCGACGACCGCATCATCATCCGTTTCCCCTTCGGTTCCACGGAAAAGGAATACGACCCGAAGGTAGACGAATACCTCAAAAAGCTGGCGGAGCGGATGAAGCAAACCGGCGAAAAAGTCACCCTTGCCGGCCACACCGATAATGTGGGCGAGGAGGAGACCAACCAACGGCTGGGCATGCAACGCGCCCGCGCCATCAAGGGGATCCTGGTGGGCTTCGGGGCCGGCGCCGATCAGGTCGAGGCCAGTTCCAAAGGCGAAAGCCAGCCGGTCGCTTCCAACGATACGGAAGAAGGGCGGCACGAAAACCGCCGCGTGGAAGTCCGCCTGATCAAAAAACAATAA